The Synergistaceae bacterium genome contains the following window.
TGGTGTAGCCCAATTCGCTGGTGGCGCCGGTGATGGCCTGAAGCTCGACGGTAATCGAGCCATCGGCGGCCAGAGAACCCTGCCAGCCCCCCGCGATGACGTTGGCTTCTTCCGCGAATCCCAGGACTTTCTCCATGGGCGGCAACACGATGACCTCGTTGGCATTGCCGGCCGTGACACAGGCGTTTCCCTCGACACAGGAATCGGCCAAGGACTGACTCGCTCCGTCCTGTCCAGCGTACTCGTCGGTCAAAAGCGTCGTTTTGATGCCCAAGCGCTCGGCCTTCCAGCAGTTCATGATTAGATCGGCGTCGGGGTTACCAAAACCTTCCTCGGTGATGACAATGCCGTCGAGTCCCAACATGGCTGCCAGTTTTGTAGCGAAACTGGAGCTGCGGCGTTTGTCGGCCAAGGTTACGTTCTCGTTGGTGACGATACAGGTCACGAAGTTAAAGTCTTTGCCATGACGTTTCAGCATGTCGGCGATAACGGGGTTATTCAAGTGAACGTAGCTGCTGTTTTTGTCACAGGCCGAAACACAGTTGCCCGACACGATTGCCCCGTCCATCACTTCGAGGGGCGACACCACGGTGGGCAGGATCTTCTTTACGTCCACGCCATAAAGATACGTGTCGTGCAAAAGTCCCTGAGTCTGAAGCATATAGAGGTAGCCCACCTTGGGCAATCCCGGATGCGCGGTCATGGCCTCTCTGATGTTGGGATGCTCGAAAGCGTCCACTTGGTCGACCTCGAGTCCGGACTCGGCGCAGCATCGCGCCAAATAGGCGGCCGCCTTCAGTCCGGCCATGCGACAGGCGGTTTCGTAGTCGTGTTTGTCCATGGCGGGGTTCGCCGGTTCCAGCAGCAGCACCACGTTGCAGGTCTTCGAATAGGGAGTGTAATCCGCGCCAGGCCCAGACATATCGATGATGCCTTCTTGAAAACGCACGATCTTACCCGCGGTGACGACGGCGGATCCGCTTAACACCACAGTCTTACCCTCTCCGACCGTTTCCACGTCGGAGATCATCCCCGGAAAGACCTGTCCGCCGCCTTCGATTTTCCAGCGCGGTTCAATGACATCTTTTACCGGAACGATACGAATACTTTCTCCAGGCATAGCCAGAGCGACGTCGAGATTTTTACCCAACAGCTCGTCTTCTGAGAGCAGATCAAGCAACTCTCTTTTGTTGACGGTCAACGTTCCCCCGGCGATGCTCGTTTTGTCGCCGAAAGCCAGTTTGTTTACGAACACTCTGTGCAGCTCAAGTCTCAATGCCATTCCTCCTTTCTTGCGTACTCCTTAATCCCAAAACGACCGAATCTCTTGTGCTCTTCGCCTCACGCGATCATGGCCTCGATCTTTTCGGTGATGTTTTCGGCCGTGGCGTCCGTCCCACTCAAGCGGGCCACCTCGGCTCCGCCCTTCCAGAAGAGAATCGTGGGCAAACTCATGACCTTGAAATTAATGGCCACGCGCTTGTTTTGCGAAGTATCCACCTTGCAGAACTTGGCTTTTCCGTCGTACTTCTCCGAGAGTTCCATGAACTTCGGCATCAAAGCCATGCATGGACCGCAAGCGGGCCCCCAGAAATCCACCACTACAGGCAACGCGCTTTCCTTTACTTCCACATCGCAGTTTTCCTTAGTCAAATCAATCGGCATCGTTTTTCACCTCCTTTGGTGTCACGGTTTATGTTTATGAACTCTTGACGGCGACCTCCGGCCACATTTTATATTGCGTCAAACTTTCTCTCATCAACTCGACGTCGATGAAAGCGTAGTCTTGGCGCGTTTCAGCGGGGAATTCGTCGGGCAGAGGCAGTCGTTTTGGGCAATCGCGGTATACGAGAACAGCCTCCTCGATCAACGAAAGCGAATCAAGATCCACGAGGCCGCCTGGAACTCCTCCGTTTTGAACTTCTTCTATCAAAACAGAACGAAAAGGTTGTTGATGAGGGCGAAGGTTACCGCACAAGGGATGAGTCAACAGACGACCGCCCAAATGTATCGCGTCTCGCGCGGCTATGAGTACATCTAAAGAAGACCCATTCACGAAACGCGCCGAAGAAATCAACCGATGCAAACTGGAATTGTTCGTCATCAATACTCTATTGTTCATCATCACATATCCGCTTTGTATTCCAGTTGACGCCGGAATGTTATGATCGAAACGCCTAATGTTTTAGATGCTTTACCTA
Protein-coding sequences here:
- a CDS encoding glycine/sarcosine/betaine reductase component B subunit, with the protein product MRLELHRVFVNKLAFGDKTSIAGGTLTVNKRELLDLLSEDELLGKNLDVALAMPGESIRIVPVKDVIEPRWKIEGGGQVFPGMISDVETVGEGKTVVLSGSAVVTAGKIVRFQEGIIDMSGPGADYTPYSKTCNVVLLLEPANPAMDKHDYETACRMAGLKAAAYLARCCAESGLEVDQVDAFEHPNIREAMTAHPGLPKVGYLYMLQTQGLLHDTYLYGVDVKKILPTVVSPLEVMDGAIVSGNCVSACDKNSSYVHLNNPVIADMLKRHGKDFNFVTCIVTNENVTLADKRRSSSFATKLAAMLGLDGIVITEEGFGNPDADLIMNCWKAERLGIKTTLLTDEYAGQDGASQSLADSCVEGNACVTAGNANEVIVLPPMEKVLGFAEEANVIAGGWQGSLAADGSITVELQAITGATSELGYTKLGAYTI
- a CDS encoding thioredoxin; protein product: MPIDLTKENCDVEVKESALPVVVDFWGPACGPCMALMPKFMELSEKYDGKAKFCKVDTSQNKRVAINFKVMSLPTILFWKGGAEVARLSGTDATAENITEKIEAMIA
- a CDS encoding GrdX family protein; this encodes MNNRVLMTNNSSLHRLISSARFVNGSSLDVLIAARDAIHLGGRLLTHPLCGNLRPHQQPFRSVLIEEVQNGGVPGGLVDLDSLSLIEEAVLVYRDCPKRLPLPDEFPAETRQDYAFIDVELMRESLTQYKMWPEVAVKSS